One Actinomadura viridis genomic region harbors:
- a CDS encoding site-2 protease family protein, whose protein sequence is MADTAPPTEDTTPGGSPGPRRRRPGDDTAPNGRPTGPGLYIGRPLGVPVFVSPSWFLVALVVTVMFEGQVDGVVPPPASYAVAFAYAVLLYASVFVHELSHAVTARVLGLPVRSVVLHILGGETSIEREAPTPGREFLIAFAGPLTNLVLAGLGLLAHLLLPLPPVAVLLVDALTFANLLVGAFNLLPGLPLDGGRLVRAAVWKATGHSRSGAIVAAWIGRAVAILCLVAGAFMATYPASGQNSGTGWLALLWSALVASFIWVGATQALRAERVRDRIPALHARRLARRATLVTADVPLAEAVRRAHEQHSGALVIVDHDGRPRGLVSEKAVTATPEQRRPWIEVGDLSRGLDDALTLPADLAGEELIDALRAAPASEYLLIETDGRVYGVLAAADVDRAFAGI, encoded by the coding sequence GTGGCAGACACCGCACCCCCGACCGAAGACACCACCCCCGGCGGATCACCCGGCCCCCGCCGGCGCCGCCCCGGCGACGACACCGCCCCCAACGGCCGCCCCACCGGACCCGGCCTCTACATCGGACGCCCCCTCGGCGTCCCCGTGTTCGTCTCACCCAGCTGGTTCCTGGTCGCCCTCGTCGTCACCGTCATGTTCGAAGGCCAGGTCGACGGCGTCGTCCCCCCACCCGCCAGCTACGCCGTCGCCTTCGCCTACGCCGTCCTGCTCTACGCCTCGGTCTTCGTGCACGAACTCAGCCACGCCGTCACCGCCCGCGTCCTCGGCCTGCCCGTCCGCTCCGTCGTCCTCCACATCCTCGGCGGCGAGACCTCCATCGAACGCGAGGCACCCACCCCCGGCCGCGAATTCCTGATCGCCTTCGCCGGCCCCCTCACCAACCTCGTCCTCGCCGGACTGGGCCTCCTCGCCCACCTCCTGCTGCCACTGCCCCCCGTCGCCGTCCTCCTCGTCGACGCCCTCACCTTCGCCAACCTCCTCGTCGGCGCGTTCAACCTCCTGCCCGGCCTCCCCCTCGACGGCGGACGCCTCGTCCGCGCCGCCGTCTGGAAGGCCACCGGCCACAGCCGCAGCGGCGCCATCGTCGCCGCCTGGATCGGCCGCGCCGTCGCCATCCTCTGCCTGGTCGCCGGCGCCTTCATGGCCACCTACCCCGCCTCCGGCCAGAACAGCGGCACCGGCTGGCTCGCCCTTCTCTGGTCCGCCCTGGTCGCCTCCTTCATCTGGGTCGGCGCCACCCAGGCGCTGCGCGCCGAACGCGTCCGCGACCGCATCCCCGCCCTCCACGCCCGCCGCCTGGCCCGCCGCGCCACCCTCGTCACCGCCGACGTCCCCCTCGCCGAGGCCGTCCGCCGCGCCCACGAGCAACACTCCGGAGCCCTGGTGATCGTCGACCACGACGGCCGCCCCCGCGGCCTCGTCAGCGAGAAGGCCGTCACCGCCACCCCCGAGCAACGCCGCCCCTGGATCGAGGTCGGCGACCTGTCCCGCGGCCTCGACGACGCCCTCACCCTCCCCGCCGACCTGGCCGGCGAAGAACTCATCGACGCCCTCCGCGCCGCCCCCGCCTCCGAATACCTCCTCATCGAAACCGACGGCCGGGTCTACGGAGTACTCGCCGCCGCCGACGTCGACCGCGCCTTCGCCGGCATCTGA
- a CDS encoding RecB family exonuclease, translating to MTTTDTGREASVQSTAGPGVAGSLSPSRAGDFMTCPLLYRFRVIDRIPERPSLAQVRGTLVHAVLERLFDLPSERRTSAEAVGLLGPQWERLLGAEPELASLFGEGAEAEAERSAWLEQARTMVERYFTLEDPRWLEPAERELFVETVLESGLKLRGYIDRVDVAPSGDVRIVDYKTGTAPRADFEARALFQMKFYALVLWRRQGRVPRLLQLMYLGNGEVLRYEPDEADLRATERKVEALWQAIRRAMETGEWRYRTSRLCDWCDHKQRCPGFGGTPPPLPVVPVDRPSPADLEPVARERDDL from the coding sequence ATGACGACCACCGATACGGGCCGTGAGGCGAGCGTTCAGAGCACTGCGGGCCCGGGGGTGGCCGGTTCGTTGTCGCCGTCGCGTGCGGGTGATTTCATGACCTGCCCGTTGCTGTACCGGTTCCGGGTGATCGATCGGATTCCGGAGCGTCCGAGCCTGGCGCAGGTGCGGGGGACGCTGGTGCATGCGGTGCTGGAGCGGTTGTTCGATCTGCCGTCGGAGCGGCGTACTTCGGCGGAGGCGGTGGGGTTGCTGGGGCCGCAGTGGGAGCGGCTTCTGGGTGCGGAGCCGGAGCTGGCGTCGTTGTTCGGCGAGGGGGCGGAGGCCGAGGCGGAGCGGTCGGCGTGGCTGGAGCAGGCGCGGACGATGGTGGAGCGGTATTTCACGTTGGAGGATCCGCGGTGGCTGGAGCCGGCCGAGCGTGAGCTGTTCGTGGAGACGGTGCTGGAGTCGGGGCTGAAGTTGCGGGGTTACATCGACCGGGTGGATGTGGCGCCGTCGGGTGATGTGCGGATCGTGGATTACAAGACCGGTACGGCGCCGCGTGCCGATTTCGAGGCGCGGGCGTTGTTCCAGATGAAGTTCTATGCGCTGGTGTTGTGGCGGCGGCAGGGGCGGGTTCCGCGGTTGCTGCAGCTGATGTATCTGGGTAACGGTGAGGTTCTGCGGTACGAGCCGGACGAGGCGGATCTGCGGGCGACCGAGCGTAAGGTCGAGGCGTTGTGGCAGGCGATCCGGCGGGCGATGGAGACGGGTGAGTGGCGGTATCGCACGAGCCGGTTGTGCGACTGGTGTGATCACAAGCAGCGCTGCCCGGGGTTCGGGGGGACTCCCCCGCCGTTGCCGGTGGTGCCGGTGGACCGGCCTTCGCCGGCGGATCTGGAGCCGGTGGCGCGGGAGCGGGACGATCTTTGA
- a CDS encoding sensor histidine kinase, with the protein MSPRIRGLHACRAWFQARPRAADAVLALALLVAGLPQLYLEELPGGLERYYAQTDVWHLLLVVAVTMTLTWRRSRPLAVLGLIVAGEVVIAVAHYPPAAPDMVAFMVAVYSVAAHRGLAVAALGGLVALAALNAFMLVFPGDMALMSVLTDNAFVVGVWALGRNLRLRRAYLAELEDRAARLERARGTDARAARVEERSRIARELHDVVAHHVSVMTVQAGAARRIMDRHPAGAREAMTTIEEVGRTALSEMRRIVGVLRTERDAEPAGELAPQPGLGDLGELLDHVRETGLAVQLWIEGEARTPSPGVDVAAFRLIQEALTNTLKHAGPQARAWVRLHYTDRDLTVEIEDDGRGTATIMAGNGDHPGHGLVGMYERVALYGGELRIGPRVGGGFGVRARFPLEA; encoded by the coding sequence GTGTCACCCCGCATCCGTGGTCTTCATGCCTGCCGTGCCTGGTTCCAGGCGCGTCCGCGGGCGGCCGACGCCGTGCTGGCGTTGGCGTTGCTGGTGGCGGGTCTGCCGCAGCTGTATCTGGAGGAGCTTCCCGGGGGGCTGGAGCGGTACTACGCCCAGACCGACGTGTGGCACCTGCTGCTGGTGGTCGCGGTGACGATGACGCTGACGTGGCGGCGGTCGCGTCCGTTGGCGGTGCTGGGCCTGATCGTGGCGGGCGAGGTCGTGATCGCGGTGGCGCACTATCCGCCGGCGGCGCCCGACATGGTGGCGTTCATGGTGGCGGTCTACAGCGTGGCGGCGCACCGGGGGCTGGCGGTGGCGGCGCTGGGCGGGCTGGTGGCGCTGGCGGCGTTGAACGCGTTCATGCTGGTGTTTCCCGGTGACATGGCGTTGATGTCGGTGCTGACCGACAACGCGTTCGTGGTGGGGGTGTGGGCGCTGGGCCGGAACCTGCGGTTGCGGCGGGCGTATCTGGCGGAGCTGGAGGATCGGGCGGCGCGGCTGGAGCGGGCGCGGGGGACGGACGCGCGCGCGGCGCGGGTGGAGGAGCGTTCGCGGATCGCGCGGGAGCTGCACGATGTGGTCGCCCATCATGTGAGCGTGATGACGGTGCAGGCGGGGGCGGCGCGGCGGATCATGGATCGGCATCCGGCGGGGGCGCGGGAGGCGATGACGACCATCGAGGAGGTCGGCCGTACGGCGTTGAGCGAGATGCGGCGGATCGTGGGGGTGCTGCGTACCGAGCGGGACGCCGAGCCGGCGGGTGAGCTGGCGCCGCAGCCGGGGCTGGGCGATCTGGGTGAGCTGCTGGACCATGTGCGGGAGACGGGCCTGGCGGTGCAGCTGTGGATCGAGGGTGAGGCGCGGACGCCGTCGCCGGGGGTGGACGTGGCGGCGTTCCGGCTCATCCAGGAGGCTTTGACCAATACGCTCAAGCATGCGGGGCCGCAGGCGCGTGCGTGGGTCCGGCTGCATTACACCGATCGGGATCTGACCGTGGAGATCGAGGACGACGGGCGGGGCACCGCGACGATCATGGCCGGCAACGGTGATCATCCGGGGCACGGTCTGGTGGGGATGTACGAGCGGGTGGCGTTGTACGGCGGTGAGCTGCGGATCGGTCCGCGGGTCGGTGGCGGGTTCGGTGTGCGGGCCCGGTTCCCTCTGGAGGCGTGA
- a CDS encoding response regulator yields the protein MSTVRVLLVDDQPLLRTGFRLILEAEPDIAVVGEAGDGAVAVELTRSLLPDVVLMDIRMPGVDGIEATRRIIREGAASHDPRVLILTTFDLDEYVIEAVRAGASGFLLKDSPPEDLVQAIRIVAAGDAIVAPSVTRRLLDKFATRLPAVRDASPPPGLDTLTEREREVLTHVARGQSNAEIARELVVSETTVKTHVGNVLAKLGLRDRVQAVVYAYETGLSRPGQS from the coding sequence ATGAGCACGGTACGGGTGCTGCTGGTGGACGATCAGCCGCTGCTGCGGACGGGGTTCCGGCTGATCTTGGAGGCCGAGCCGGACATCGCGGTGGTGGGTGAGGCCGGGGACGGCGCGGTGGCGGTGGAGTTGACCCGGTCACTGCTGCCGGACGTGGTGCTGATGGACATCCGGATGCCGGGGGTGGACGGGATCGAGGCGACCCGGCGGATCATCCGTGAGGGTGCGGCGTCGCATGATCCGCGGGTGCTGATCCTGACGACCTTCGATCTGGACGAGTACGTGATCGAGGCGGTGCGGGCGGGGGCGAGCGGGTTCCTGCTGAAGGACTCGCCGCCGGAGGACCTGGTGCAGGCGATCCGGATCGTGGCGGCGGGGGACGCGATCGTGGCGCCGAGCGTGACGCGGCGGCTGCTGGACAAGTTCGCGACGCGGCTGCCCGCGGTGCGGGACGCCTCGCCGCCGCCGGGGCTGGACACGCTGACCGAGCGGGAGCGGGAGGTGCTGACGCACGTGGCGCGGGGGCAGTCGAACGCCGAGATCGCGCGGGAGCTGGTGGTCAGTGAGACCACGGTGAAGACGCATGTGGGGAACGTGCTGGCGAAGCTGGGCCTGCGGGACCGGGTGCAGGCGGTGGTGTACGCCTACGAGACGGGTCTGAGCCGCCCCGGGCAGAGCTGA
- a CDS encoding ABC transporter ATP-binding protein, with the protein MTDTARSTADAHSAPGAGDFAARAHRVAKVYGSGDAKVVALDGVTVGIPRGRFTAIMGPSGSGKSTLMHCMAGLDSVDSGEVFIGDTQVTGMKDKHLTRLRRDKIGFIFQAFNLVPTLTALENITLPMDIAGRKPDRQWLDQVIDTVGLRPRLRHRPSELSGGQQQRVACARALASRPEIIFADEPTGNLDSRSGAEVLGFLRDSVRRMGQTIVMVTHDPSAAAYADQVLFLTDGQIVDTMAEPTAERVLERMKGFELPGVAAR; encoded by the coding sequence GTGACGGACACCGCCCGATCGACCGCTGACGCGCATTCCGCGCCGGGGGCGGGCGACTTCGCCGCGCGGGCCCACCGGGTCGCCAAGGTCTACGGTTCCGGGGACGCGAAGGTGGTCGCCCTGGACGGGGTGACCGTCGGGATTCCCCGCGGCCGGTTCACCGCGATCATGGGGCCTTCGGGATCCGGCAAGTCCACGCTGATGCACTGCATGGCGGGGCTGGACTCGGTGGACTCCGGTGAGGTCTTCATCGGCGACACCCAGGTGACGGGGATGAAGGACAAGCATCTGACCCGGTTGCGCCGCGACAAGATCGGGTTCATCTTCCAGGCGTTCAACCTCGTGCCGACGCTGACGGCGCTGGAGAACATCACGCTGCCGATGGACATCGCCGGGCGCAAGCCCGACCGGCAGTGGCTGGACCAGGTCATCGACACGGTGGGGCTGCGGCCGCGGCTGCGGCACCGGCCCAGCGAGCTGTCGGGCGGCCAGCAGCAGCGGGTGGCGTGCGCCCGGGCGCTGGCCTCCCGCCCGGAGATCATCTTCGCGGACGAGCCGACCGGGAACCTGGACTCGCGGTCGGGCGCGGAGGTGCTGGGGTTCCTGCGCGACTCGGTGCGGCGGATGGGGCAGACGATCGTCATGGTGACCCATGACCCGTCCGCGGCCGCCTACGCCGACCAGGTGCTGTTCCTGACCGACGGGCAGATCGTCGACACGATGGCCGAGCCGACCGCCGAGCGGGTGCTGGAGCGGATGAAGGGCTTCGAGCTGCCGGGGGTCGCGGCCCGATGA
- a CDS encoding ABC transporter permease, with product MMAKVTLRNLAAHKIRLVLTAVAVILGVSFVSGTLIFTDTMNRQFDDLFNGIGKGVAVDVRAKKVVNDPMDDGQSAQPVPASLVKTLSEVEGVKDVVGNVTGYAAVVGHDGKIIGGQGAPQLGVNWVPGGDYEMISGRAPANRAEVALDSATAGKAKLRVGDTARVVTSGTVQRVRVVGLIDTGNMMGASVAAFDTATAQRLLLKPGHFSDIQMGSSGPGEEELRDRVAQVLPPQLEAITGTKLRDDLKSGIAEFMGFFRTFLLVFALISIFVGAFIIFNTFSMLVAQRTRELALLRAIGAARSQVTRAVIGEAVAVGVVGSTLGLAAGAGLALLLQQQVMGDDAGGLVLTPNPVIWSYVVGIGVTVMSAYFPARRAAKIPPVAAMRDDVALPRRSMRIRLALGTLLTLIGAGLIALGLVGDAGNPAVPVGAGAFAVFLGVAMLAPVISVPVVRVLGAPAARLMGAPGRLARQNALRNPRRTAATAAALMIGLALITTVNVLGASMRSSVDSQVDRQFGADYIVQPAGMGGGGLDPRLVGQVKATPGVESAAGYYSGNLNISGKRAWYAAGDAAALAKGTRMELVSGGTNLGRDGMMVDSDTASAQKWTVGSVVAVQFPDGATERLRVTGVYAKNDILGPRLISEQAHLAHAVRPSVSAIMVDARAADTATKSALERTLGDNPAVKVQDQAALKENARQQVDGLVSFLTVLLIMSVIIAAVGVVNTLALSVIERTREIGLLRAIGISRRQLRRMVRLESIVIAVFGAVLGIGIGVSFGAALQRALVEQGLERLSVPVGTLAIYLVVAALIGVLAAVWPAWRAGRMDVLRAISTE from the coding sequence ATGATGGCCAAGGTCACGCTCCGCAATCTGGCGGCGCACAAGATCCGGCTGGTGCTCACCGCGGTCGCGGTGATCCTCGGCGTGTCGTTCGTGTCCGGCACCCTGATCTTCACCGACACGATGAACCGCCAGTTCGACGACCTGTTCAACGGGATCGGCAAGGGCGTGGCGGTCGACGTCCGGGCCAAGAAGGTCGTCAACGACCCGATGGACGACGGGCAGTCCGCCCAGCCCGTCCCCGCCTCGCTGGTCAAGACGCTGAGCGAGGTCGAGGGGGTCAAGGACGTCGTCGGGAACGTCACCGGGTACGCCGCGGTGGTGGGCCACGACGGCAAGATCATCGGGGGGCAGGGGGCGCCGCAGCTGGGCGTGAACTGGGTGCCCGGCGGCGACTACGAGATGATCTCGGGGCGGGCCCCGGCGAACCGGGCCGAGGTCGCGCTCGACTCCGCCACCGCCGGCAAGGCCAAGCTGCGCGTCGGGGACACGGCCCGGGTCGTCACCTCCGGGACGGTGCAGCGGGTCCGGGTCGTCGGGCTGATCGACACCGGCAACATGATGGGCGCCAGCGTCGCGGCGTTCGACACCGCCACCGCGCAGCGGCTGCTGCTCAAGCCCGGGCATTTCAGCGACATCCAGATGGGTTCGTCCGGGCCGGGCGAGGAGGAGCTGCGCGACCGCGTGGCCCAGGTGCTCCCGCCGCAGCTGGAGGCGATCACCGGTACGAAGCTGCGCGACGACCTCAAGAGCGGCATCGCCGAGTTCATGGGGTTCTTCCGGACGTTCCTGCTGGTCTTCGCACTGATCTCGATCTTCGTCGGGGCGTTCATCATCTTCAACACCTTCTCGATGCTGGTCGCCCAGCGCACCCGGGAGCTGGCGTTGCTGCGCGCGATCGGCGCGGCCCGGTCGCAGGTCACCCGCGCCGTGATCGGGGAGGCGGTCGCGGTCGGGGTGGTGGGGTCCACCCTGGGGCTGGCCGCCGGGGCCGGGCTGGCCCTGCTGCTTCAGCAGCAGGTCATGGGCGATGACGCCGGCGGGCTGGTGCTCACCCCCAACCCGGTGATCTGGTCGTACGTGGTCGGGATCGGCGTCACGGTGATGTCGGCGTACTTCCCCGCCCGCCGCGCGGCGAAGATCCCGCCGGTGGCGGCCATGCGCGACGACGTGGCGCTGCCGCGGCGGTCGATGCGGATCCGGCTGGCGCTGGGCACCCTGCTCACCCTGATCGGCGCGGGGCTGATCGCGCTGGGGCTGGTCGGGGACGCGGGCAATCCCGCCGTGCCCGTGGGCGCCGGGGCGTTCGCGGTGTTCCTGGGCGTGGCGATGCTCGCCCCGGTGATCAGCGTGCCGGTGGTGCGGGTGCTGGGCGCTCCCGCCGCCCGGCTGATGGGCGCCCCCGGGCGGCTGGCGCGGCAGAACGCGCTGCGCAACCCGCGCCGGACCGCGGCGACGGCGGCCGCCCTGATGATCGGGCTGGCGCTGATCACCACGGTGAACGTGCTGGGCGCGTCCATGCGGTCGTCGGTGGACTCCCAGGTCGACCGGCAGTTCGGCGCCGACTACATCGTCCAGCCGGCCGGCATGGGCGGGGGCGGCCTGGACCCGCGGCTGGTCGGGCAGGTCAAGGCCACGCCCGGTGTCGAGAGCGCCGCCGGCTACTACAGCGGGAACCTCAACATCAGCGGCAAGCGGGCCTGGTACGCGGCGGGCGACGCCGCGGCGCTGGCCAAGGGCACCAGGATGGAGCTGGTCTCGGGCGGGACGAACCTGGGCCGCGACGGGATGATGGTGGACTCCGACACCGCGTCCGCGCAGAAGTGGACGGTCGGGTCGGTGGTGGCGGTGCAGTTCCCCGACGGCGCCACCGAGCGGCTGCGGGTCACGGGCGTCTACGCCAAGAACGACATCCTGGGGCCCCGGCTGATCTCCGAGCAGGCGCACCTGGCGCACGCCGTCCGGCCCTCCGTGTCGGCGATCATGGTGGACGCGCGGGCCGCGGACACCGCGACCAAGAGCGCGCTGGAACGGACGCTCGGCGACAACCCCGCCGTGAAGGTGCAGGACCAGGCCGCGTTGAAGGAGAACGCGCGGCAGCAGGTGGACGGGCTGGTGTCCTTCCTCACCGTGCTGCTGATCATGTCGGTGATCATCGCGGCGGTGGGCGTGGTGAACACCCTGGCGCTGTCGGTGATCGAACGGACCCGGGAGATCGGGCTGCTGCGGGCGATCGGGATCAGCCGGCGGCAGCTGCGCCGGATGGTCCGGCTGGAGTCGATCGTGATCGCGGTGTTCGGTGCGGTGCTGGGCATCGGGATCGGGGTGTCGTTCGGCGCCGCGTTGCAGCGGGCGCTGGTGGAGCAGGGCCTCGAGCGGCTCAGCGTCCCCGTCGGCACCCTGGCGATCTACCTGGTGGTGGCGGCGCTGATCGGTGTGCTGGCCGCGGTGTGGCCGGCGTGGCGGGCCGGGCGGATGGACGTGCTGAGGGCCATCTCCACCGAATGA
- a CDS encoding MFS transporter, producing the protein MTGSQDASPPPREPRTAPPAPPARADAPPPPDVPARDGGRGSYRELLGEPSFRVLFVTRSLVIAADTLRMVALSVLVYGRTGSPLLAAVAFAIGFLPQVAGGALLGSLADRMRPRPLMSGVYALSAAVAAVLALLDPPVAVSLALVAAVACVTPVVSGAVNRLVAEVLPGEGYVLGRSLMMIASSAAQLLGLAFGGVAVAALGPRYALLATCAAYALAAVLVRVLLEDMPPAAPEDGGAGPGSSFLQASRAVNRRLLGDREVRVMLLAQWLPVAFVAGAESLLIPYARVRGYPDGTEAVLLACVPAGMMAGNLVAGRLLAPATRERLVVPMMVVFGAPLVPLAAVLPVTVVAVLLAVTGAGFAYELGIQRRFVEAVPEGARGQAFGLLSTGVMTLQGVGPVVFGGLAEVAGVGWSVAAAGAATMLTAVWLRGGLGSAAKSRPTARA; encoded by the coding sequence ATGACCGGATCCCAGGACGCCTCCCCGCCGCCGCGCGAGCCGCGTACGGCACCGCCCGCCCCGCCGGCCCGCGCGGACGCGCCCCCGCCCCCGGACGTCCCCGCCCGCGACGGCGGCCGCGGGTCGTACCGGGAGCTCCTGGGAGAGCCGAGCTTCCGGGTGCTGTTCGTGACGCGGTCACTGGTGATCGCGGCGGACACGCTGCGGATGGTGGCGCTGTCGGTGCTGGTCTACGGGCGGACGGGGTCGCCGCTGCTGGCGGCGGTGGCCTTCGCCATCGGGTTCCTCCCGCAGGTGGCGGGCGGCGCGCTGCTGGGGTCGCTGGCCGACCGGATGCGTCCCCGGCCGCTGATGTCGGGCGTGTACGCGCTGTCGGCGGCGGTCGCGGCAGTGCTGGCGCTGCTGGATCCGCCGGTCGCGGTGAGCCTGGCGCTGGTGGCGGCGGTCGCGTGCGTGACCCCGGTGGTGTCGGGGGCGGTCAACCGGCTGGTCGCCGAGGTGCTGCCGGGGGAGGGGTACGTGCTGGGCCGGTCGCTGATGATGATCGCGTCGTCGGCGGCGCAGCTGCTGGGCCTGGCGTTCGGCGGCGTGGCGGTGGCCGCGCTGGGGCCCCGGTACGCGCTGCTGGCGACCTGCGCCGCCTACGCGCTGGCCGCGGTGCTGGTCCGGGTGCTGCTGGAGGACATGCCGCCCGCGGCACCCGAGGACGGCGGCGCCGGGCCGGGGAGTTCGTTCCTGCAGGCGAGCCGCGCGGTCAACCGGCGGCTGCTGGGGGACCGGGAGGTGCGGGTGATGCTGCTGGCGCAGTGGCTGCCGGTGGCGTTCGTCGCGGGGGCGGAGAGCCTGCTGATCCCCTACGCGCGGGTGCGAGGCTATCCGGACGGGACGGAGGCGGTGCTCCTGGCGTGCGTCCCGGCCGGGATGATGGCGGGCAACCTGGTGGCCGGGCGCCTGCTGGCCCCGGCCACCCGCGAGCGCCTGGTGGTGCCGATGATGGTGGTGTTCGGGGCGCCGCTGGTGCCGCTGGCGGCGGTGCTGCCGGTCACGGTGGTGGCGGTGCTGCTGGCGGTGACCGGCGCCGGGTTCGCCTACGAGCTGGGGATCCAGCGGCGGTTCGTGGAGGCGGTGCCCGAGGGGGCCCGGGGGCAGGCGTTCGGGTTGCTGTCGACCGGTGTGATGACGTTGCAGGGCGTGGGCCCGGTGGTGTTCGGCGGGCTGGCCGAGGTGGCCGGGGTCGGCTGGTCGGTCGCGGCGGCGGGGGCGGCGACGATGCTGACGGCGGTGTGGCTGCGCGGCGGCCTGGGCTCCGCCGCAAAGTCCCGGCCCACGGCTCGCGCCTGA
- a CDS encoding DUF5937 family protein, producing the protein MIRFEVDTEDLLHSRFALSPLFELNCLLRALAGLPGRLPPAWSDRLVPVFRRLRAETPLEAVLALHSPTQGPGFTAPPPRLGLAQTIEDDLEQVRATPLDLARSEIAAALRHRHPTSPTSPGTTDSAGRAAALLARDDVVALVAGTLETAWRGLLAPSWPQLRAICERDVLHRSGRLGQGGWEAALDDLAAQVRWRDRGIEILHTTARETVPLGGRGLLLIPSVFLWPRVAAHTAPTWPHALIYPARGIAALWENTARPEPGALAGLLGRTRARVLLALEEPAGTTQLARALGIAVGAAGDHLAVLRRAGLLDRARAGRGVLYRRTPLGDALARGAPEPEDPPALEDGRN; encoded by the coding sequence GTGATCCGTTTCGAGGTGGACACCGAGGACCTGCTGCACAGCCGGTTCGCGCTCTCGCCCCTGTTCGAGCTGAACTGCCTGCTGCGCGCCCTGGCCGGACTTCCCGGACGGCTGCCTCCCGCGTGGTCGGACCGGCTCGTCCCGGTGTTCCGGCGGCTGCGCGCCGAGACCCCGCTGGAGGCCGTCCTGGCGCTGCACTCCCCCACGCAGGGCCCGGGGTTCACGGCGCCGCCGCCCCGGCTGGGCCTGGCCCAGACCATCGAGGACGACCTGGAGCAGGTCCGGGCCACCCCCTTGGACCTGGCCCGCAGCGAGATCGCCGCCGCCCTGCGGCACCGCCACCCCACCTCCCCCACCTCCCCCGGCACCACCGACTCCGCCGGCCGCGCCGCCGCGCTGCTCGCCCGCGACGACGTCGTCGCGCTCGTCGCCGGCACCCTGGAGACCGCCTGGCGCGGGTTGCTGGCGCCCTCGTGGCCGCAACTGCGGGCGATCTGCGAACGCGACGTCCTCCACCGGTCCGGGCGGCTGGGGCAGGGCGGCTGGGAGGCGGCCCTGGACGACCTGGCCGCCCAGGTCCGCTGGCGCGACCGGGGCATCGAGATCCTGCACACGACGGCCCGGGAGACCGTCCCGCTCGGCGGCCGCGGCCTCCTGCTCATCCCCTCGGTGTTCCTGTGGCCGCGCGTGGCCGCCCACACCGCCCCCACCTGGCCGCACGCGCTGATCTACCCCGCGCGGGGCATCGCCGCCCTCTGGGAGAACACCGCCCGGCCCGAACCGGGCGCGCTCGCCGGGCTCCTCGGCCGCACCCGGGCCCGCGTCCTGCTCGCCCTGGAGGAACCGGCCGGCACCACCCAGCTCGCCCGCGCCCTGGGCATCGCCGTCGGCGCCGCCGGAGACCACCTGGCCGTCCTGCGCCGCGCCGGGCTGCTCGACCGGGCCCGCGCGGGACGCGGCGTCCTGTACCGGCGCACCCCGCTCGGGGACGCGCTGGCGCGCGGCGCGCCGGAACCGGAGGACCCGCCCGCCCTCGAAGACGGCAGGAATTGA
- a CDS encoding class I SAM-dependent methyltransferase: MDDSTGSGRLDGESTARATATARGQNSGQNSGQGGGQGSGPGAIAPDGSAVEFYAAMPPDRDSAALVHGAVPPGAAILELGAGAGRVTRPLLDLGHPVVAVDASADMLARIEGAETVRSAIEDLDLGRTFEVVLMMSFLICYGPRRELLETCRRHLAPGGRVIVQRETAGWFDSAGPSEWERQGVRYRLFDVVRHGPDLLSASMEYRLGERAWVHSFTSRRLGDEELEEVLAGAGLRLDGFLDESRGWFTARLA; the protein is encoded by the coding sequence ATGGACGACTCGACCGGCTCAGGCCGCCTTGACGGGGAAAGCACGGCACGCGCGACGGCGACCGCACGCGGGCAGAACAGCGGGCAGAACAGCGGGCAAGGCGGCGGGCAGGGCAGCGGGCCCGGGGCCATCGCGCCCGACGGGTCGGCGGTGGAGTTCTACGCCGCGATGCCGCCCGACCGCGACAGCGCCGCCCTCGTCCACGGCGCCGTCCCTCCGGGCGCGGCCATCCTCGAACTGGGCGCCGGCGCCGGACGGGTCACCCGCCCGCTCCTGGACCTCGGCCACCCCGTCGTCGCGGTCGACGCGTCCGCGGACATGCTCGCCCGCATCGAGGGGGCCGAGACGGTCCGCTCGGCGATCGAGGACCTCGACCTCGGCCGGACGTTCGAGGTGGTGCTGATGATGTCGTTCCTCATCTGCTACGGCCCGCGGCGGGAACTGCTGGAGACCTGCCGCCGCCACCTCGCCCCCGGAGGCCGTGTCATCGTGCAGCGCGAGACGGCCGGGTGGTTCGACTCCGCCGGGCCCTCCGAATGGGAGCGGCAGGGCGTGCGGTACCGCCTGTTCGACGTCGTCAGGCACGGACCGGACCTGCTGTCGGCCAGCATGGAGTACCGCCTGGGCGAGCGTGCCTGGGTGCACTCCTTCACCTCGCGCAGGCTCGGCGACGAGGAGCTGGAGGAGGTGCTGGCGGGCGCCGGGCTGCGCCTGGACGGTTTCCTGGACGAGTCCCGCGGCTGGTTCACCGCCCGCCTGGCCTGA